A portion of the Maylandia zebra isolate NMK-2024a linkage group LG9, Mzebra_GT3a, whole genome shotgun sequence genome contains these proteins:
- the pks1 gene encoding phthioceranic/hydroxyphthioceranic acid synthase, producing the protein MEDADDDIAVIGIGCNFPGGEGVDRFWRVLLEGKSCVVDIPAERFDTTLWYDAEGNKPGKIQTTKAALIEGFNEFDYKFFGITESEADFMDPQQKLLLQCTYRALEDAGIAMESISGTRTGVYIGLMNRDYEMLRNNSPGTITHYNGTGTAMSLAANRISFTFNLTGPSFAIDSACSSSLVALHVASQAIKHGDCEMALCGGVSCIIEPKVFVALKQASMISPEGTSKPFSAHADGYGRGEGCGVVLLKHLKHALRDCNKIWGVISKTAVNQDGHSVTPITKPSMVQQEELLRRIYSNSDIMNVQYIEAHGTGTLVGDPIEAGSISNVIAKPTRSETLLIGSLKGNIGHTESAAGVAGLIKVLLMMKYSTIVPSVFYSEDSSSIDVKALNLSIPTKSVRWETNGPMGRVAGINSFGFGGTNAHVIVRQYTNATVPSPTPKDCTKVFVISAASEKSLSLSISDTHERLCRNQSVDLQALSYTSACRRSHYKHKYRKAFLISSLSDLEHQLMSALKAKVQAVRSNIQVVFVFCGNGIAYKGMCRQLMSKLPVFSDKVREIETLFQSHGSFSMSRWLSSEHDNNDFNEPNVVQPLLFAIQVSIATLLKHWGIKPDAVLGHSVGEVAAAHCSGLLSLDNAVKVLYHRSTLQGKVKGGKMLVVGNVAVDKVLKILPNFTGKISVAAFNSPQSCTLSGDADAIDTLHERLKSIFKDETLFLHVLDVPAAYHSHMMDPVLEDIKRRIDVLDTNNIECKLFSTVTGDKCSDGDFSSGTYWAKNIREPVLFEQTLRAAIKDKSTRGNVVFVEIGPRRALHRNICETLGNDTVVLPTANPDKDYGTILSTVAKLFELGMNVDWHKLYRGLETLPTALPVYQFDNTKKDLNFESVRKGDEHSSFTPHTLMSQIKRDNKEFMSNLSSETVPYLWEHKNNSISIVPGSFYVELAFASVMASFKPRKTITQLHLSVRFESVLTLNSHSQQLKVRVEHGEKEGSFAIQSSNATHASGRYTYQDIKPLLEESNICPRMIFQRCKLVWTRNEIYSILSQAGFEYGPLFKQLDDVHFGDEFKEAVMEIQVPGDLLKHLHDYFIHPVLLDYFLQMTAMLAMGQLTVKQGFPSGITDIVISAPLQEEMIMYLRATQETPDYTDVCGCFSTREGNVLVELKGVRISFVGCSSNVSQSLFFQNEAVAVEEELQNGKIRAIVFEDNLCIAKGLEPYLHPESITVESKEHLKAYQVRNLVLQCLTSRVDVENILFLWGVDNLTHLSSEKMLDCLMTCCEIFHHIVLAVKESKRSCSVHVITYRSSEMCVDHISPGFALSGMIRACAAELADLSFQLIDLASVTSENIQTLAQVINTCRHQEVWISKGKAAVTKMARTRLTDKALFDGETHSVNPRDFVLHSTDPYSIAHLSATHCDTNGKALQEKTAEIQLISVCLHSSDYFPVTTSQLIFGKAMYWNKHTSLNHRLLALDFSGIVTAVGKNVNNLRVGDHIASCYPVHATSKIVIPEAVCYNIKTFPFLKETPCVSYFILAWEILQSILFEDKKQHRKLTIVSPNSGSALTKVLALTATRSGWSVSSQSHFTGEPPCFDESHAFVLLPPFDAAWQEMYDNGALEKHMIFVFSSHMPPSVSDRLFTPKSEHIHVHKLNVDYVLQKAYLQARSRNICNWLKSLGFDTGSLPLRRELYLYSDSKVSWSRTKPESYFTTETVQQIVLGHEESCSLASEIPMFAMPRQLFKQSCTYIVTGGLSGLGLETVKFLAHNGGACIATLSRRRPSDKTQFEMDLLQKRYRVAIINIQCDVSVMMQVVDAISKIGETFPCCPIKGVFHSAAVLHDALIESLDESLFRKVLQPKVCGALNLHYATLHNKLDFFVCYSSISSVIGNASQCNYGAANSFLDLFCHYRRNLGLSAQSINWGPLNLGLLLNKDHLQKFLEAKGMMIMDVCEVHETLKKSLLMNRPQQVICKFSFKNLSIHVLSQNGSLRKRLLPLVEMELKDEVHNKPKIPSSSTYEHVRNIVSEIINVSAEELDHDSNLCALGIDSMLAMTLQNKIFQETGVNIPLVVILDPNSTLTSLVTNVLKSE; encoded by the exons ATGGAGGACGCTGATGATGACATAGCTGTTATTGGGATTGGATGCAATTTTCCCGGAG GTGAGGGGGTGGACAGATTCTGGAGGGTTCTGTTGGAGGGAAAGAGCTGTGTGGTGGATATTCCAGCTGAAAGGTTTGACACCACTCTTTGGTATGATGCAGAAGGTAACAAACCTGGGAAGATACAGACAACCAAAGCAGCCCTAATAGAAGG GTTTAATGAGTTTGATTACAAGTTTTTTGGTATTACTGAATCGGAGGCTGACTTCATGGACCCTCAGCAGAAACTTCTGCTGCAGTGTACCTACAGGGCATTAGAAGATGCAGGAATAGCTATGGAAAGCATCAGTGGAACCAGAACTGGTGTCTACATAG GTCTTATGAACAGGGATTATGAGATGCTCAGAAATAATAGCCCTGGCACAATAACCCACTACAATGGCACTGGGACGGCCATGAGTCTTGCAGCCAACAGGATTTCCTTCACCTTCAATCTGACTGGCCCTTCTTTTGCCATCGACAGCGCCTGCTCATCATCTTTGGTGGCTCTTCATGTAGCCAGCCAGGCTATAAAGCATG GAGACTGTGAAATGGCACTATGTGGAGGAGTTAGCTGTATAATTGAGCCGAAGGTATTTGTTGCCCTCAAACAGGCAAGCATGATCTCACCTGAAGGAACAAGCAAACCTTTTTCCGCCCATGCAGATGGCTATGGCAGGGGAGAGGGCTGTGGTGTAGTACTTCTCAAGCATTTGAAACAT GCTTTAAGAGACTGCAACAAAATATGGGGTGTTATCAGCAAGACAGCAGTCAATCAAGATGGGCACTCCGTCACTCCAATCACCAAACCCTCCATGGTTCAGCAAGAGGAGCTGCTGAGAAGAATCTACTCTAACTCCGACATCATGAACGTTCAATATATAGAGGCACATGGGACAGGAACCCTTGTTGGAGACCCAATAGAAGCGGGAAGCATCTCGAATGTCATTGCTAAACCCACTCGTTCTGAGACACTTCTGATTGGGTCTCTAAAGGGCAACATTGGACACACAGAATCTGCAGCTGGAGTTGCTGGACTCATTAAGGTACTGCTAATGATGAAGTACAGCACTATTGTTCCCTCAGTTTTCTACTCTGAAGATAGTTCAAGTATAGATGTAAAAGCCTTGAATCTGAGTATTCCAACTAAATCTGTTAGGTGGGAGACAAATGGGCCAATGGGAAGGGTGGCTGGGATCAACAGCTTTGGGTTTGGGGGTACAAATGCACATGTAATTGTAAGACAGTATACAAATGCTACAGTTCCCTCTCCAACACCGAAAGACTGTACAAAAGTCTTTGTCATATCTGCAGCGTCTGAGAAATCATTAAGCCTGTCCATCAGTGACACCCATGAAAGACTTTGCAGGAACCAGTCAGTTGATTTGCAGGCACTCTCATACACCTCAGCGTGCAGAAGAAGTCATTACAAACACAAATATAGAAAGGCCTTCCTAATATCTTCTCTCTCAGATTTAGAACACCAGTTAATGTCTGCACTGAAGGCTAAGGTTCAGGCAGTAAGGTCTAACATCCAGGTAGTCTTTGTGTTCTGTGGAAATGGGATTGCCTACAAGGGGATGTGCAGGCAGCTAATGAGTAAGCTTCCTGTTTTCAGTGATAAGGTGAGAGAAATTGAGACTCTCTTCCAGAGTCATGGATCTTTCAGCATGAGTAGATGGCTTTCTAGTGAGCATGATAACAATGATTTCAATGAGCCAAATGTTGTGCAACCTCTTCTATTTGCGATTCAGGTCAGCATTGCTACTCTTTTGAAACACTGGGGTATTAAACCTGATGCCGTGCTTGGCCACTCAGTTGGAGAGGTTGCTGCTGCTCACTGCTCAGGTCTCTTGTCTCTGGACAATGCTGTCAAGGTGTTGTACCACCGTAGTACTCTCCAGGGCAAAGTCAAAGGAGGGAAAATGCTCGTGGTTGGCAATGTGGCTGTAGATAAGGTATTAAAAATTCTTCCGAACTTTACTGGGAAAATTAGTGTAGCTGCTTTTAACAGCCCTCAGTCCTGCACTCTGTCAGGAGATGCTGATGCCATAGACACCCTCCATGAGAGGCTGAAGAGCATCTTTAAAGATGAAACTCTCTTCCTTCATGTCTTAGATGTTCCAGCAGCCTACCATAGCCACATGATGGATCCAGTATTAGAGGACATTAAGAGAAGAATAGATGTTTTAGATACCAACAACATAGAGTGCAAACTGTTTTCAACAGTGACTGGAGACAAATGTTCAGATGGTGATTTCAGCTCAGGCACATACTGGGCCAAGAACATCCGAGAGCCTGTTTTATTTGAACAAACGCTCCGTGCTGCCATCAAAGACAAGTCGACGAGGGGAAATGTGGTCTTTGTGGAGATTGGACCTCGTAGGGCTCTCCACAGGAACATATGTGAGACCCTGGGCAATGATACCGTAGTTCTTCCCACCGCAAACCCTGATAAGGATTATGGCACAATCCTCTCAACAGTGGCAAAGCTATTTGAACTTGGCATGAACGTGGACTGGCATAAGCTATACAGGGGTTTGGAGACATTGCCCACAGCTCTTCCAGTCTATCAGTTTGACAACACAAAGAAAGACCTGAATTTTGAATCCGTGCGGAAAGGTGATGAGCATTCTTCCTTTACTCCCCATACACTCATGTCCCAGATAAAGAGGGATAACAAAGAGTTCATGAGCAACCTCTCTTCAGAGACCGTGCCATACCTTTGGGAGCataaaaacaacagcatttCCATTGTGCCGGGTTCATTTTATGTCGAACTAGCTTTTGCCTCTGTGATGGCAAGTTTTAAGCCACGTAAAACTATTACCCAGCTCCATCTCAGTGTTAGATTTGAAAGTGTGTTAACACTCAACTCACACTCTCAACAACTGAAAGTGAGAGTAGAACATGGAGAGAAGGAGGGCTCATTTGCAATACAGTCCTCTAATGCAACGCATGCCTCTGGAAGGTACACATATCAAGATATCAAGCCATTGTTAGAGGAATCAAACATTTGTCCTCGAATGATCTTCCAACGGTGCAAGTTGGTTTGGACGAGAAATGAGATCTATTCAATTCTTTCTCAAGCAGGATTTGAGTATGGCCCTCTTTTCAAACAGCTTGATGATGTGCATTTTGGGGATGAATTCAAGGAAGCTGTGATGGAAATTCAAGTCCCTGGTGATCTTCTGAAACATCTTCATGACTATTTTATTCATCCTGTGCTGCTTGACTATTTTCTGCAAATGACTGCTATGTTAGCAATGGGACAGCTAACAGTCAAGCAGGGATTCCCTTCAGGTATTACAGATATAGTCATATCAGCACCACTGCAGGAAGAAATGATTATGTACTTGCGAGCAACTCAAGAAACTCCTGACTATACTGATGTGTGCGGTTGCTTTTCCACAAGAGAGGGCAACGTATTAGTGGAACTTAAGGGGGTCAGGATTTCATTCGTGGGCTGCAGCTCAAATGTTTCCCAGTCACTGTTCTTCCAAAATGAAGCAGTTGCTGTTGAAGAAGAATTGCAAAATGGCAAAATAAGAGCAATTGTTTTTGAAGATAACCTCTGTATTGCTAAAGGACTTGAGCCATATTTGCACCCAGAATCAATCACTGTGGAGAGCAAAGAGCACTTGAAGGCATACCAAGTTCGAAATTTAGTGCTCCAGTGTCTCACCAGCAGAGTGGATGTGGAAAATATTCTCTTCCTTTGGGGTGTTGATAACCTCACTCATCTTTCATCTGAAAAGATGCTGGACTGCTTGATGACTTGTTGTGAGATTTTTCACCATATTGTTCTGGCTGTGAAAGAGAGCAAACGCTCATGCTCTGTCCATGTCATTACTTACAGATCATCAGAAATGTGTGTGGATCATATCAGCCCTGGTTTTGCACTTTCTGGTATGATAAGGGCTTGTGCAGCAGAGTTGGCAGATCTTTCTTTTCAGCTGATTGACCTTGCTTCTGTGACCAGTGAAAACATACAAACACTTGCTCAGGTAATAAACACCTGCAGACACCAAGAGGTTTGGATCAGTAAAGGGAAGGCAGCAGTAACAAAAATGGCACGGACCAGATTGACAGATAAAGCTTTGTTTGATGGTGAAACACATTCAGTGAATCCAAGAGACTTTGTTCTACACAGTACTGATCCATACAGTATAGCCCATTTGTCTGCCACCCACTGTGACACTAATGGAAAAGCTCTCCAAGAGAAGACAGCTGAAATTCAGCTAATCAGTGTTTGCCTGCATTCATCAGATTACTTCCCTGTGACCACTTCTCAACTGATCTTTGGTAAGGCAATGTACTGGAACAAGCATACATCACTGAATCACAGACTTCTGGCTCTAGATTTCAGTGGCATTGTCACAGCTGTGGGGAAAAATGTCAATAATCTGAGAGTTGGAGACCATATTGCGTCATGTTACCCAGTTCATGCCACCTCAAAAATTGTAATTCCTGAAGCAGTGTGCTACAACATTAAGACATTTCCATTTCTAAAAGAGACTCCATGTGTGTCTTATTTCATACTGGCATGGGAGATCTTGCAGAGCATACTGTTTGAAGATAAAAAGCAGCACAGAAAGTTGACTATTGTTTCCCCGAACTCAGGCTCTGCTCTGACGAAGGTTCTGGCTCTCACAGCAACCAGGTCAGGCTGGAGTGTTTCCTCTCAGTCACATTTCACTGGAGAACCTCCATGTTTTGATGAGAGTCACGCATTCGTTCTTTTGCCACCATTTGATGCCGCTTGGCAGGAGATGTATGACAATGGGGCTCTTGAAAAACACATGATTTTCGTGTTTAGCAGTCATATGCCACCCTCAGTCTCAGACAGATTGTTTACTCCAAAGAGCGAACACATTCATGTGCATAAACTCAATGTGGATTATGTTCTCCAGAAAGCTTATCTACAAGCACGAAGCAGGAATATCTGCAACTGGTTAAAATCATTAGGCTTTGATACAGGATCTCTACCTCTAAGAAGGGAGTTGTATCTGTATTCAGACTCAAAAGTGTCCTGGTCCCGTACAAAACCTGAGTCCTATTTCACAACAGAGACAGTGCAGCAAATAGTTTTAGGCCATGAAGAATCGTGTAGCCTGGCATCTGAAATCCCTATGTTTGCAATGCCTAGACAACTCTTTAAACAAAGTTGTACTTATATCGTAACCGGTGGGCTGTCTGGTTTGGGTCTTGAGACAGTTAAGTTTTTGGCCCACAATGGTGGAGCTTGTATTGCAACTCTGTCAAGAAGAAGACCTTCTGATAAAACACAGTTTGAAATGGATCTCCTCCAGAAAAGATACAGGGTTGCTATCATAAACATCCAGTGTGATGTTTCTGTGATGATGCAGGTAGTTGATGCAATTTCAAAAATTGGTGAAACATTCCCTTGTTGCCCTATCAAAGGAGTGTTTCACAGTGCTGCAGTGTTGCACGATGCATTGATTGAATCTCTTGATGAGTCTCTCTTCAGAAAGGTGCTGCAGCCCAAAGTTTGTGGTGCTCTAAATCTTCATTATGCAACACTGCACAACAAACTGGACTTTTTTGTGTGCTATTCTTCCATCTCATCAGTCATTGGCAATGCCTCACAATGTAACTATGGTGCAGCCAATTCTTTCCTCGACCTGTTCTGCCATTATCGACGAAATCTCGGCCTATCTGCACAGTCCATCAACTGGGGTCCTTTGAACCTTGGTCTCCTGCTGAACAAAGATCATTTACAAAAGTTTCTAGAGGCAAAGGGGATGATGATAATGGATGTTTGTGAGGTTCACGAGACACTTAAAAAGAGTCTTTTGATGAACAGACCCCAACAGGTAATATGCAAATTCAGCTTTAAAAATCTCAGTATCCATGTCCTTTCGCAAAATGGGTCTCTCAGAAAGCGATTGTTACCTTTGGTAGAAATGGAGCTCAAAGATGAAGTACATAACAAACCCAAAATCCCAAGTTCTTCCACATATGAACATGTGAGGAATATTGTGAGTGAAATAATCAATGTAAGTGCAGAGGAACTGGATCATGACTCCAATCTGTGTGCTTTGGGGATTGACTCGATGTTAGCAATGACTCTGCAGAACAAGATTTTCCAGGAGACAGGCGTAAATATACCTTTGGTTGTAATACTGGACCCAAACAGTACACTTACCAGTTTAGTAACTAATGTGTTAAAGAGTGAATAA